The window catttcagcctctcctcaagCAAACACTTACTAAACAAAGTTACTTTCTCACCTTTGAGGCAATCATATAGGGAGGAATTATTTCTATGTTCATTTCCTGAAACAATTCCCGGCACTGCATAGTAATAAAGTCTCCTGCAAGTGGTGATTTTACAATACCTAGGAGACAAAAAGggaaccaaaaaccaaacaaacaaaaataaaatccccacCAACCTGGAAAGTACCAAAATCACAAATAAACTCTACCAATAAGTTATTTGTCAGTGAACActcttaggggtttttttcctccatatttAAGGGAAtacacagatttaaaaacaatgataaaactgtaaaagcagaaagcaagctaGGTCGACCTTGATACTACAATGCTGTTACCCATGAAAATTTTTACCTTGCTGAAGTACATATCCATCATGCACTGGAATAGCAGTGGTGTGTGTTGCTCCACTATCCAGAATGAGGCCTGTAGATCTCCCATTAGCAAAACTAGCCAAAatgattacagaaaatattgtaattcttactttagaaaaaaaaaatattgccgTACATTTAGAGTATAACTAGGAATGAGCACCCTGATGTGTTATTCCTTGttattagtttaaaataattacaaatattaATCTGAAGGCTCTGGAAATTTCAAACTCTAATGTCTGTATTTAGTAGTCTGGACAACACTATTTCAGGTCCGTTATATTCTTACCCAATATacaatagggaaaaaaaaaaattaaaaaaaaaagaagacatcGCCTCCAAGGAAAACAGTCAAATTGGGAGAACTTTAAAACTGAGCTCTAAAGCTTTAAAgttcagaaacagaatttgtTTACTTCCTCCTTAGATGTtaatggaaaaagtaatttgaaaggagaaaagttaTACATGCTGTTATACTAGGAATTGCCTAGAATAAGTTTACTGTAATTTCCTGGTGTGGGGCAAGGGGAAGCGGTGAAACATTCCAAAGGATACGCTGTTAGAACAGCAGTTTTACACAAGAAAAAAGCAGGGATGTTGTAGTGTTCAAACATCAATTCGGTCAGTTTTTCACGCTTTGCTCTAGTATtccactagaaaaaaaaacaaaaaaccaaaccacaaatgAGTGACCAAAAAGGAAGATATGTTTATCTTGATGACCATTAGAGCATACTAAAAGAATGCTAACATAATAAAGAAGTAACTAGAATTATTATAGCTACAGTTTCAAATCATATCAAAATTCTAGAGACACAGATTTCTAGTAATTTACTGCCTTAGAACCTTTTAAATTCCAATTCTACTACAATATACTAATGCTTATCTATCACACAGAATTAAGTGATACATACTTTTACTGTTATAATAGAGATTTCTTTACACTTCTACAGCTCTTCCAGTATCAGTCTCTCAAAGAATGCTCTAAAGTAAGTAACATGCCCATTTTACAATGGAAAAGGAACATGAAATAACTTGcccagatgaaagaaaaataaatccatattttcctgtttctaagGTATCTTCCTACAGTTCTACTCTACTTGTGATTAAGCCAGGATATATATCAAATACTCTACCCATTactgaaaatgtgaagtttttTCCAAGCAAATACATTAAAGTAAGATTAGTTCTGTAAGGACAATGTTAATGGGAACCTCTATTCAGACACCCACTGAGCCATTAAACATGAAATAACAATCACAAATTCATCCATAGTCCACAAGCTACAATTCAACACAAGGgaataatggaaaagaaaatcctcttCATAAGGTTTTATAAAGGCATAACTTTTGTGTGGTATGCCTACTTTTTGTATTCTTACTTTAAGATCTGCCCTTCAAATGCTGAGCATTATTAAACGACAGAAACCTTGTCTACGTATTTACCCAGAAATTTGTATTCATCCACTTACCTTACAGGGCCATTTAcagaaatgaagacagaaaaattaaaacttctcCATTATAAATATTATTCTCTGTCACATAGTATTAGTTTTAAGGCTGAATGATGTGACAGATTTTCAATAGCATTTTATTAAGCATAACTTAACACATAATAAGAcatccaaacatttttttctttttttccaggcagtaaaatgagattatttttttaatttttacttcctttcaGTACATAAAAACCAACAGCACATTGTAAATACTAACAGAACTCATGCAAgctatttaaaatcattttctttttcagatgtttttcttaaacagaTTACTTCACAGAACCTGGCAAAGTACTGtaaaattgttatttctgtGGTTAAGTTTTAACACTCACAACCTACAAGCCAATGTCAGACTTGTCCAAGACTAATGTCTGTAGAGTGAGCAAGAAGATACAGTTAAGACTTAACAAAATGCAAAGCCACGTTTACTCACCGGTGCTTCAGACATAAGGACAGGATGCAAACTTGCTTCAGATTTAATGTGCATCTTGTAAGTGTGATCCAAAATTGCCTGGAAACTATCCCAGTCTTCAACTGTAACAACATTGAAGCGAGCAGATTAGTTACTTCTAAGTTTTGTTCcatttcataaatatataaaggTTTTCCAATGCCTTTTTTGTGTAGAGCTCTTTAGTCAAAAGCTATCCTCAGCAGACATATACCTCCTTTAATAGCTTTGCAGAATTCTCTTCCTCTGTAATCATCACAATCATAACATTTAAAGAATTATGCTGAAAGTCCACTAACACTACACCAACTATACTTCATGCAATTTGTAAATCTGGTGTCCGTTCCTATGGCTTCCATTGCCTTACATAGCAGCTGTTTACATGAAAGCTATGACTTTTTGCAGCCTAccaatgctattttaaaaacaggtagAAAAAGACAGAGCACCATACtcattccattttttaaaggtgaaatgGCCTCCATATTTTCCCTTGGAACTCTCAGGGCATTGGTGTCTATGTAGTAAGTCGGGCCCCCTTGTTTGCCTTTGTCACCATCTATCTCCATCAGAGTGCTGCCATTGTCCCTTTCTAGCACCACACCAATGGCTGTTGGAAAATCAACCTGTAAGGCAAAAGGTAAGCGGTATATGAGAATTACtaatggtttgggtgggtttttgcTTATAAATTCAGAGCTTTCCTTATACAATACAGTCAGAACAAAACCTGGCATATTCTGATAACTCATAACTAACACACAAGACCTAAGGCATAAATACATGTTGCATTTCCATTGAGTCACACAGATTCTCACCTTTGGACAGTCCTCACCCGCATAGCCTGCCCTCACTGTATACGAGCCAATGTCAAAAACAAGAGCCCCAACTTCATCTGAAAAGATTGTTAATAAAGAGATAGTGAATAATTATTACACTCTACCACAATCCTGACCTTTCCCTACCCACTGTCTGTTGTGcttgtaaaagcagaaaagcaagtcAAGGCATCTTTTTCAAGGTAAGGAGAAACTTCTCTATTCAGAACTCCAGTTGCTGGAGAGCTATTAGAAGACTGCAGATAGGCTTTAATTGGGACATTGCAATACCTTCCTTCAGCATAGGTAAAAAGGGGAATTTTAACAGAAGGAGAACATAGCTGCATCTAAATAAATTACAAGACAAAGCTTTCCAAAAGTACTAACTTAACAGTCACACAAAGCCAGGTGAGCTCAGACCTCCCAGAGGTGATCAGAATTAGAAAGGTGGGCCTGAAAGCACCATGTAAGTGAAGGCTGCCCCACCATGAAGTGCCCTCATCCTTGTGGGCCCCAATCCTCACTGAGGTGCTCTGCacaccctcaaaaaaaaaaaaaaaaccaacccaaattctgaaacaaaacatgtGGGCTTTAGTCCTCACGGAAGGGTGTGCAGAAGTGCTCTGGAAGGAAACTACACTCCAGTTTCTGAAGCACGGGATCTTCTCAGGCCACCCGGCACCCGAGCAGCGCTAATTCAGCCCAAGGCCACGGCTTGGCCGGTCTCCGGGGGAAGCATCTCAGCGAAACGACGCCGGGAGGGACATAAACAAGGcctgcagcctcctcctcttcctcaagCATGCTGCCACCCCACGTCTAAGAAACGGAGGGACCAGGAGCGTTCCGGCTCTGCTGCGGAGTTGTGGGAGAGCCGGGCCGcggccccccccctccccgcgctcGGGGCCTGAGGGAGCGGCGGGGAGGCGGGAAGCAGCCGGGGGAGGCTTGCACGCGCCGCCTCACAGGACGGCGCCGAGCTCAACGGTCTCGGGGCGGGAAAGGGAAGAACAGGCAAGCGAGGCGGCGCCGGACTCACCTCCCCCATACACGCCACCACTCATGGCTGCCGCTGggcccgcgccgcgccgcccggccccggtATCTGCCGGCTTCTCTCCTCAGCGATCCAGCAACAATAGCACCTTCGCCCCTCTCTCCACCAGCCACTCAGCCTAACCTGCAGGCCGCTGCCTTCCCGCCAATAGCGAcgccgccgccgctcgcccTCCCACTGCGCGGCGCCTCGCCGAACTGCCGCTCGGACGCAGAGGCCAATCGCGACTGGCAGGAGGCGGGGTCATACCGCGGGCAGCCAATCCTGAGGCAGGAAGTGGAGGGCGGGCAAAAAAGTAAGCAAGCGTAGGTGCAGTGCGTGGGAGCGGCGGTGTGAGGAGAGTAGCGAGGTGTGAGGAGCGGGCTGGTGAGGCCTGGGAGGGCAGATGAAGCGGGGAGGGTTGAGGGGAAGGCTGCTGGGTTCGGCGGAGTGGGGCAAGGTAGCTCGGGAGTCCTGAGGGCTCGTGGGGTGGGTTTGCTGCCGCATGAGGGGTTACTGAGGTGTGGGGTGAGTGGAGAACCTCCAGGGGAGAGGGGCCGGCTGTGGAAAGGAATGACAGTTCCTGCAGCTGGGCCCTGCCTGAGTCTTGTTACTGTCGCTGCTCCTTTGGGCTCTTCCACTGAGGCTAAAACGTgtttaaagtatattttgatACCCAGCCTTGTggtgtttccttctttcttggGGCACTCCTTTGCGCCTCAGGTCTTGATCCCTGAGGCTAGCTTGTCTGGAGAGTAGGGCAGTTCTGATTTGCTGGCTCAGCTGCCTGTTTAGCAATTGAACTTGTAATTAGGATTTCACATCCTCTCGTTTGGCGTCAGAGTTCTCAGCCAAGCTTGGTGTTCGGCCAGAACAACCAGAGAGGGGAAACTATGAAGTTGTAGGaattaaaggaaatgaaagacagaCACTTAAGACATAACCAGAGGTTAGCATTAGAGAAGACTAAAATTCTAACTGGAGAATATAGGAATTGGCTTAAAGTGCAAGCATTCCTGGTGTGCACTTTTTTAATTCCTATatgagcttttcttttctttttcttttggggagaGAGGTGGGAGGGATGTATGGCCTAGTATAATCATGAGTGTTCTTTTCTAGTTCAAATAAGATGCATAGCTTATTTCTGTAATACTATAGTAAGGATCTCCAAGTGATTATATTTAGTCAGCATAATAGAATGGCATTTTATTCATTACCTTTACATTTACCTATGAAGTGTTGCATAGCATAATGATTGAGCTTAATAGCAATTAATTATTGgactgaataataaaaaagtgtttcttatATTTTCACTGTAAGACAAATAGAAGTGCTTTGAGTCTTGCTTTGTCTTATTTTGATAGGGAGTTCAGAACTTTCTACAAAGCtatgtttttttctaagttgtGTCTTAAGTTTCAGTTATATCTCCTTATTTACACTGAATTTAATCAGTGAGGTAAGAAGAGAGATAAAATTTACATTTGATGTACCCAGTAGTTTTATTCAGGAAGTTTGTAAAGCTGTTGTGGATAGAACAGATTATTACAAATTTCAGCAAACTTAATGCtagtgaaggagaaaaacagccTACATGTACGTGTTTGCACTCTACCTCCCAAAATGCTGCAGTTAACGTTAGGCTGATGACCAGCAGTCCCCCTTTAATTCTCATCCTGAATCAAAAcataggaaaaatattaaaatccagCAGTAAGGGACAACCAGtcaggtgggggttttttaagcacAATTATGAGGCTATCGGGAGATTGGACATACTGTCAATGGCAAGGGATTTAATTTGATGGATAGTTTgattctctgtttctttaatgagCAAACTCCATAATTTTATTGTGCAATTAAGAAATTAGAAGTTTTTACATAAGTTATAATACAACTGCCAAATATAGATGCTAGCATTAGGAAGATAAATATAAATACTGCTGTTTCATTAATTATACTTCATAAAGTCAGTGTACCTCAATTTTGTATTACAAAATCTTTTAAAGTTAATGCATTATCATGATTTCCAGCATGTGGCACTAATACTCAAGGTAGAGttgttggaggaggaggaattaaTTGCAGAtgggaaaagcatttcagaaaatttggAATTAAAATGCCAGAGGATCTTCATTTAGCCTCTGCTTGTACTTTATTTTGTAGTAATGGTTCATTGTATTCATATGATAATTGACACTTTGAGTCAGGTCCTGCTCTCTACACAAGAACTGGTTATGATTGATCTACAAGCCAGAAACAACTCAGcattctgctgctttatttttctccagtatCCCTTTAACACAGAAGAATTCCTGGTGATGCCATCAGAAAAATGTGTGTTGGAGTGAAGAGGCTTGTGGCTGCATGAGGCATGCAGAGAGGGTGTGCCTGTGCTTGACTCATCTTTACTGCTCCAGTGGTTGATCGGGACCGATAGTAGGAACTGCAAGGTAATGTGCACTCTAAATAATGTTGATATCCAGAAGCCTCAGGATTTGACGAGCGTAAGGACATAAAGCCAAATCTGTGTAATCCTCAAGAAGCCTGGAGGATACGGGGAAGGAAATTTAGACTGACAGCTGTCTAGGTCTTACTTTTCTCTGCCTTGCGCTTTTATAGGTGATTACATCAGTGAAAAGTGTATGGAACATAATCACTGTGGTTTGATATTTTACAGTGACTTTGCTTTACAGCAGTGAGGATAAATCTACAAAATTCAATGCACAAGACATATAGACTCCGGGCATCTTTTTTCAGCAGAGTCCAACCTTGCTTAAAGAAACACAAGTCTAGGGTGGTTTCAGTGAATTCCTGCACATCATCCTATATTTGCATAAGAGCAGGTCAAATACAGAGTTTTGCCAACACTATCATTAAAGTACCCAAATACTTTTGGtttttcttaagtatttttGCTTAGTTTCCTCAGAAGCAAGGATTATGAAATCAAAGTAGATAGAAAGAATGAATGTATTTTATCTGGGTTCCCATGTTGGTACAAATGGCCACGGTGTCTTGGCAGGAGTTGCAGGTGCAGGCATAATGCAAACTATGTGCTTTTCCTGGGAATATCGCATACTGATTTGCTGTATGTAACATTGTATGTAATAACTCTAGAGCCAGACACTACCATAAATTGTCCATAGGAAtaaacagaagaataattttcaaagtgAGGCATGAATCAAGACACCAAATGATGATGCTTACTAGTAAGCAAAAGTTAATTTCATCAGTGATACTCTGGAGAATCTGAAGCTTCCTGATTATTGCTTTGaggtttttaaaacttcattaaGATGTAATTGTTTCAAGCAAGTGCATTCACCTTTCTACATTGCTTTATATTACCGGAGAGTGATGTATATGTCAAgccaaaactgaacagaatGATGTTTTGTTTCTCAACAAGCTGCACTTCCCCATTGGGTGGCTGATGGCCTGTTGTTTTTGAACAGTGCCATACAACTGCCAGTCAATCTCCCAGACTGCAGCGCCAGCTTTTAGATGTGGCAGCAGACTGGCTGTGACAACGGGTTATTCATAATGTCTGTGTTCCTCCTTGTTTCTTGATTGCAAAATGCATgttaaaggttttatttttcttattttcagaagagaccttaaatatttatgtgaacTAAAAAAGTGTCTGtagatgaaaaagcaaaataatcatTGATACTCATTCACTCAAGAACTTTGTATGACCTCTCAGCTTTCCACTTTAAGTACATGGATACTTTGTCAATTGTaatatttcccttctttttagAGATGCTGTGAGTATAAATACACTATCAtcctccttctgcagagaaagagcTAGAACACAAACTAAATGCTAAACCTCTCTCAAGGGCCTCACTATTGCCACACCTGACCTTTAGTTTCTTACCTCAGATTGGAATCCAAGCTCTGAGTTATGTTTCATATAAAATGTACTAGAGACAGACAACTTAAACCTGGATTTGCAACAGCATAACCACTGTACAGGATGTTTGGGCTTAGCAGTTGAAAATGCTGAGGAGAGGAGATATGTCTGAAATCTGTCTGTGACTCCAGCAAGGCAGTCACGGGGATTATGTCCCAGAATCTTCTTTTGGAGCTCATGTGTTTAACTTGTCCTTTTGTAAAAGACCCATGACTCACTCTTGTTTTAGAACATGATTGAAGGAAGAGATGATGGTGCTTGCTGTTACTATACAGTCAACTGTCCATCACCAGTAGATGGCCTGACTAGTttttggagagaggagaaaaaaaaaaaaagaatgcatgcTGAGATTCCAGCTGACTGGATGGAATAATAGCGGCTAGGATACACTGAGAATGGGGGGAAAATCCACATAATATTAGTGCTGAACCGTGATTCCTGTGAAACCAAATTGGAGGACTGTGGACCACTTTCCTTGTTTAGCTCAGGCACAGTATGAATTGACAGAGCCAGATTAGGTGTGAAGGTGGTACAGCAACATTTGCCTGGAACTGGTTCTGAGATTATAGGTCTGTTGAGCTAAACCAGCCCTGGCCAGAACTTAAGTGTGCCTGTATTGCCCTTCTCAAATGAGTCCCTTGTATACATATGTCTCATTTGGCTCAGATCTGGCAGCACTTACTGTTTCAGGCTTAGTGCTTGGTCTGTAGTCACTTTGGATTCCTGCAGGGCTTATTAGCTTGGCAGCTGGGCCAAACCTGACCTGGCTCAGTACCTCTCATCTGTACAAACAAAGCTACTTACAGTTGGGAAGCCAGCTTAGCCTGATCTTTGTGTCAGCTGAGCCTTACCACTGTATAAGGCGTTTTGATCCCTTGTGCTTCCTACTGCTAGAATGGAAATTTGGCTATAATAGCTGAGCAGGTAGCATGGAGTACAGATCTCCTGTTTCTTGGTCAGATGCTCTGTCTTCAGAACCTCACAAGGTTCAAATTCCTATTCCCAGCTTTCCAGGAGTGTACTGTGTTGCCTCACTAGTAGTTTTGAACTGTGATACCATGCAGCTAAGAATCATGGCACTGTGCAGCCATAGGTAAGGAATTCAAAAGGCAAGCCTGCTGATTAACCTATTCCTCTGATAGCCCTGAGTCCCTGTTTCTGCATATGCATTCTTTATTGGGTGAAATAAGGCAATCTTGGGAGTAGGGCTGTGAGGGTGTGCTAATCAACGATTTTATAGGAGCTGTGACACTTTTTGTGTACCTTTTTGGAACCCTATTAGGCTTGGAATCGTGGCCTGTTTTACTATAGAAAGCTATTTTCACTTGACATCTGGAAATGCTTCTTGTGAAGGGGATTTTTTGGTGTAACCGTCTATTCTGTGCAACATTTGCTCTACTACCAGGAGAGGGCATAGGCAAAGCGGGGCAGAGACTTCGGCAATCAACATCGATGTTGcaggttttgaaaaacaaactacaGTAGCATTACTTACCGGGTTT of the Grus americana isolate bGruAme1 chromosome 9, bGruAme1.mat, whole genome shotgun sequence genome contains:
- the ACTL6A gene encoding actin-like protein 6A isoform X1, translated to MSGGVYGGDEVGALVFDIGSYTVRAGYAGEDCPKVDFPTAIGVVLERDNGSTLMEIDGDKGKQGGPTYYIDTNALRVPRENMEAISPLKNGMIEDWDSFQAILDHTYKMHIKSEASLHPVLMSEAPWNTRAKREKLTELMFEHYNIPAFFLCKTAVLTAFANGRSTGLILDSGATHTTAIPVHDGYVLQQGIVKSPLAGDFITMQCRELFQEMNIEIIPPYMIASKEAVREGSPANWKRKEKLPQVTRSWHNYMCNCVIQDFQASVLQVSDSTYDEQVAAQMPTVHYEFPNGYNCDFGAERLKIPEGLFDPSNVKGLSGNTMLGVSHVVTTSVGMCDIDIRPGLYGSVIVAGGNTLIQSFTDRLNRELSQKTPPSMRLKLIANNTTVERRFSSWIGGSILASLGTFQQMWISKQEYEEGGKQCVERKCP